In Bufo gargarizans isolate SCDJY-AF-19 chromosome 5, ASM1485885v1, whole genome shotgun sequence, the following are encoded in one genomic region:
- the LOC122939176 gene encoding gastrula zinc finger protein XlCGF26.1-like: MRNTRWRSLQIRAQNETRRRCSGTQRAQRKPYSCSECGKCFTWKSGLLQHQIHHTGEKLYSCSDCGKCFTSKTHLKTHQRIHTGEKPFSCSECGKCFTRKSLLDNHHRIHTGEKLFSCSECGKCFTKKTHLETHQRIHTGEKPFSCSECGKCFTRKSHLDNHHRIHTGEKSFSCSECRKSFTDKSSLESHQRIHTGEKPFSCSECAKSFTRKSVLLRHQRSHTAEKPYSCSECGKSFTQKAHLQSHQRIHTGDKPYSCSDCRKSFTEKSILESHQRIHTGEKPFSCSECGKSFTRKFQLQSHQSIHTGDKPYSCSECRKSFTEKSSLKRHRKIHTLEKLYSCSECGKCFTHKSFLASHHRIHTGKKPFSCSECGKSFTQKSSLKSHQKIHTGDKLYSCSECRKCFTQKSFLVQHQRIHTGEKPFSCSECGKCFTQKSSLVQHQRIHTGNKQF; the protein is encoded by the coding sequence AATGAAACTCGCAGAAGATGTTCTGGAACCCAAAGAGCTCAGAGAAAGCcgtattcatgctcagaatgtggcaaatgttttacttGGAAATCAGGCCTTCTTCAACATCAAAttcatcacacaggggagaagctgtattcatgttcagactgtgggaaatgttttactagtAAAACACATCTTAAAACCCATCagcgaattcacacaggagagaagccgttttcatgttcagaatgtggaaaatgttttactagAAAATCACTACTTGATAACCAtcacagaattcacacaggagagaagctgttttcatgttcagaatgtggaaaatgttttacgaAAAAAACACATCTTGAAACCCATCagcgaattcacacaggagagaagccgttttcatgttcagaatgtggaaaatgttttactagAAAATCACATCTTGATAACCAtcacagaattcacacaggagagaagtcattttcatgttcagaatgtaggaaatcttttactgataaatcaagtcttgagagccatcagagaattcacacaggagagaagccattttcatgttcagaatgtgcgAAATCCTTTACTAGAAAGTCAGTTCTTCTTCGACATCAAAGAAGTCACACAgcagagaagccgtattcatgttcagaatgtggaaagtcTTTTACTCAGAAAGCACATCTTCAAAGCcaccagagaattcacacaggggacaagccatattcatgttccgaTTGTAGGAAATCTTTTACTGAAAAATCCATTCTTGAGagccatcagagaattcacacaggagagaagccattttcatgttcagaatgtggtaaatctTTTACTCGGAAATTTCAACTTCAGAGCCACCAGAGCATTCACACAGGGgacaagccgtattcatgttcagaatgtagaaAATCTTTTACTGAGAAATCAAGTCTTAAGAGACATCGGAAAATTCACACATTGGAGAagctgtattcatgttcagaatgtggcaaatgttttactcATAAATCATTTCTTGCAAGCCATCATAGAATTCACACAGGaaagaagccgttttcatgttcagaatgtggaaaaagtTTTACTCAGAAATCATCTCTAAAGagccatcagaaaattcacacggGGGACAagctgtattcatgttcagaatgtaggaAATGTTTTACTCAAAAATCATTTCTTGttcaacatcagagaattcacacaggagagaagccgttttcgtgttcagaatgtggcaaatgttttactcAAAAATCATCTCTTGttcaacatcagagaattcacacagggaacAAGCAATTCTGA